A section of the Humulus lupulus chromosome 2, drHumLupu1.1, whole genome shotgun sequence genome encodes:
- the LOC133816293 gene encoding uncharacterized protein LOC133816293 translates to MSTGAVVELQRNSSKWSTIVESITKLERKIFPKHESLAKSFEDELRKKNCGLLYMEVDGDIAGYVMYSRPSSLSASITKLAVKENFRRRGYGEALLKAAIDKSRTNHVQRISLHVDPLRNPAMNLYKKLGFKVDNLIEGYYSSDRNAYRMYLDFDPE, encoded by the exons ATGTCGACAGGGGCAGTTGTTGAGCTTCAGAGGAACTCTTCCAAGTGGTCTACTATAGTAGAAAGCATTACAAAACTTGAGAGAAAGATCTTCCCCAAACATGAATCGCTTGCCAAATCCTTTGAAGATGAACTAAGGAAAAAGAACTGTGGATTGCTTTACATGGAAGTGGATGGCGATATTGCCGGCTATGTCATGTACTCACGGCCTTCTTCTCTTTCCGCTTCCATCACAAAGCTCGCAG TTAAGGAGAATTTTCGGAGGCGCGGATATGGAGAGGCACTACTAAAAGCAGCGATTGACAAAAGCAGAACGAACCATGTGCAACGAATATCTCTTCATGTTGACCCCTTGAGAAATCCTGCCATGAATCTCTacaagaaattgggttttaaagTTGATAATCTCATTGAAGGTTACTATTCATCTGATCGAAATGCCTATAGAATGTACTTGGATTTCGATCCCGAATAG